The genomic segment CTGGAACTATTGGCAGACCAGCCCTCCTGGGGTGAGTGCCCCTGGATGCCCTGGGCTTTCTGTCTGCACTTCTAGACACTGTCCTCAGAATGGGACTAAGATGGAAAGCCGGGATGCTGGTCAGAGCCCGGTAGCCCCGCATCTTTTCTGGAGCTCCAAGTTTGCAGAACTGGCTCCACTCTGAAGTCCACCAGGCATCTCGAGACTAGGAAAGAGCTTGAAGCCACCCACCCCAACCTTGCTCTTCTGAGGACAGAGCATCCCTGTCCTTCCAGGGCTCGGGACATAGAACAAGGAGTCCTCCTTGATTCTCCTCTCATCCTCACATCCCAGCTGTCAGCGATTCCCTCCAAACAGACTCAGAAGCAGGGCCCTTCTTCTCCTGGTTGCCGTCCCTGGTCCAAGCACCACCGTCTCTAATCTGCTCTTATCTGGGTTCCCCGGCGTGACTTTCTGACTCTGCCGGAACCCTGTCGGTCTGTCCTCAACTCAGCACCATCAAGGTTTTTTTGAAGCATAATGCATATCGCCGATTCATCATTACTCACTGAGCACATATTGTGTATCAACCGGAGTTCCAGGCTCTAAGAGCTTTGCATTTTCCTCTGAGCCTCCGGGGAAGCCCTCTCTCTCCTCATCTCCTGCCTCcagcccttctccctccctcccctcccctttcccacccCAGGCCTTCCTGCTGCCTACAGTCCCTTCCCTGCCTAGAAGGCTTCTCTCCCAACACCTGGGCAGCTCAGCTCCCCGCCTCCTTCCCATCTTTGCTGAAAAATCATCACCTCTGTGAGGCCCTGTCTACCCGCCTTGTTTAAATCTGAAactttccccctccctcttccaaCTCCCTGCTTTAATGTCCCCATCAACACTCTAGATGGTCCACTGTCTCCTCTGCCCCCTTTCTTCTCTGGCggttcagacactaaagaatctgcctgcaatgtgggaaacctgggttcagtccctgggttgggaagattccctggaggagggcatggcaacccactccagtatgcttgcctggggaatcccatggacagaagagcctggcgggctacagtccatggggtggcaaagagtcagataggactgagagGCTAAGCACACAGGCACAAGCTCCTTGAAGTCGTGACTTTTGTCTCCTTCCTTCACTACTAAATCCCCAGTACCTGGGACACCCCACAAAATAGGCGTTGAATGAACCCAGTCTCTTGCAAAGTGTTCTGATGGGTTTCCCATCGCATCTGCCTCCTCTCACAACTGTGGCCCTTGAGGCAGATAACTGTCAGGACCAGGCTCTGTGCCACTTGCTGGGACAGAACACTGGGCTAGCTGCCCGGGGTCCTAGTCCTGGCCAGTCTGTAGCCTCCCACCCCTTCGTCCAGCCCTCCAGACGGGCACCGGGTGTTTCTGCGCGGGTTCATTGGGCGGCCACATCCTCCGCTCAGGTCCCACCAAACCGGCCAGGGCAGCTGGCCCCAGTCCTTCTCCACGATGGGGACCCCGGGGCGTGGGGTGCGGGGGCCATGGTGCAGCAGCAGGAGGCTGCCCTGCGGGGTCCGCCCTGCCCTCAGCCGGCCTGACCCTCCGCGCCTGTGTCCGCAGAGGTGGTCGGCGTGGGCTGCGTGCTGGACGGCGTGCGCTACAACAACGGCCAGTCCTTCCAGCCCAACTGCAAGTACAACTGCACGTGCGTGGGCGGCGCGGTGGGCTGCACGCCGCTGTGCCTCCGCGCGCGCCCCCCGCGCCTCTGGTGCCGCCGCCCCCGGCGGGTCAGCGTGCCCGGGCGCTGCTGCGAGCAGTGGGTGTGCGAAGACGACGCCAGGAGGCCCCGCAAGACGGCGCCGCGCCACACGGGCACCTCTGGTGGGTGCGGGGcgcgggcgcggggcgcggggagGGCCGCCCCAGCCcgcggaggaggaggggatggcggGCTCGGTCGGTCCCCAGCAGGCCTCCTAGAACAGAGCCACCGGGTGgggccgggggcggcggcggcctgCCCACCGCGTCAGTGTGTGTGGCCCGGTGACCTCCTTCTGAGCGAGCACAAGCAGAGCCCCTGCCGCGTGGGTGACCTAGAAACCAAAGCCTTTCCATCCTCCTCGGCAAATCCCTGCCCACCGCCGCCTCCTTCGCAGCCCGCCCTCCTCTCGTCAGTCCTCAAAGGCCTCTGCTGTCTCCTGTCTCCCGAGCATCCTCTTCTCTCACTCATTCACTCCTGCATTCGTTCACCCATCTCCCCTGCACACCTGCTGTCTCTCCCTGCAGGTTCCCCTCTCTGGCTTCTGGGCATGTGTGTTATCAAGAGGGACCGGCTTCCTCTTCCCGTCTTTTTCTTGTGGATCTTGCTCCATCCCTCTGTGAGATCACTCCTTGGTCTCCCTGGTTCTGCACCTATCTCCACCTCTCAGCTCACTGCCTTTTCCATTTCTCAGACACTTATGAGCCCTCCCTGTATTCTGCTTGCCAGGATACATCCATTGAAAGAACCAGCCGAGAGCTGGCGTTTAGTCCCCCCTTCCTGAGGGCTTACTAAGGATGGGCACAGCTTTTGGGCCCTGTCATGTGCCTGAACCCCTATTTTCTATCCACCACCAgggacaggaggcagggaggtgcTAGTGTCAACCCCACTTACAGGCGGGGAGCTTGGGGCTCAGAGGTGGGAGCCAGTTTATTGGAAGCTATCCAGATACTAAGGGGTGGCGCTCAGAGCTGGACTCCGACAATTTGCCTCTGAAGCCTGCGTGTCTCCTTAGCCACGATGCCCTGAGCTTCACTCAGATGACGTTCTAGTACTGGGCAAGCACTCCCCTTGACCTTCCCCAGATAATGTCATCTCCGCAGGGGCAGGACCGGTGTCTTTTACCCTTTTATTCCCAGCACCTTGCAGATGCCTGATGTGTACTCGGTCAATATCTGGACCCTTTTATTGCCATACCAGCCCTGCAGGGCAGATGTTATTGTTCCAGAGAAGAGCCTGAGGCCCAGAGTAAGTTGTCTAGTATCAGGTCCACCTGTCTCTAAAGATGGTCCTCCCTCTGGAGAAGTATGAGGAACTCATAACAAGTTCTCTTCTCTCTGGGGACCCATGCTAGTTAGAAGCCAACTTGGCCTCCAAGCGGAGGGACTGCCCATTCTCTGAGGTTCAGGGACCCCAACCCTTAGGGTTGTGACCGCAGGGATTGGGGGGCTGATGGAGGCTGGGAAATCACCGGCACCTGGTCTGCATCTGCAGGGACCACGGATGAGATAGAGCCGTGGCACAAGAACTGCGTCACGTACACCAGCCCCTGGAGCCCCTGTTCCACCAGCTGCGGCCTGGGGGTCTCCACCCGCATCTCCAATGTCAACGCCCGGTGCTGGCCTGAGCAGGAGAGCCGCCTCTGCAACCTGCGGCCGTGCGACACGGACCTCCGGCCACACATCAAGGTGGGTCCGCCTCCCAGGGAGTGGCAGGCgtctcgggtcaggaagatccgctggagaagggataggctacccactccagtattcttgggcttccctggcggctcagctggtaaagaatccgcctgcaatgtgggagacctgggctcgatccctgggttgggaagattccctagagaagggaaaggctacccactccagtattctagcctggagaatcccacggactgtatacTCCAGGggtagaaaagagttggacacaactgagcgactttcactgaaGATAGCTCTCAGACCGTATGAGCTTCAGGCCCACACATTGCCTGGATCGGCTCCACCCCCACTTCATGCAGGGTGCTGTGCATAGTTGACCAGAACAGCCATTCATTCAATGAGTTTAGTACGTGCctactggggctttcctggtggctccgtggtaaagaacccgcccgccaatgcaggagacatgggttggatccctgggttgggaagagctcctggagaaggaaatggagacccactgcagtattcttgcttgagaaattgcatggacagaggagcccggcgggctacagtccatgggggtctcaaaagaatcggaatcaacttagcaactaagcaacaagaGCCATGTACCAGGCAGAAAACTAGACTGTAGGGATGCGGAAAGAGCCTCGCCCTTGAGTGGCCCACAGCACCACAGAGCTCCCTTTAAATAATGCCAGTTCAATTGAATAAGTTGCATGAAAAGGATGTGTGTGAGAGTCTatgggaggcagaggagaaggagtTTAGGGTTAAATGAGTTGTCTTGGAGGCCATGATGTCTCTGCCCCTAACCAGCAGGGGGCGCTTGGCAGGCTGAAGGAGCCCACAAAGTCATCCTGTGTTGGAGAAACTGACCTGGGCATTGGCAAGGCAGAAGGCGGGAAAGAAGGGAAATTGCAGGTTGAGAGAGATGTGCCGGGGCAAGGCAGTCTCTTTCTGCGCTCGGCTTCCTCTTGCATAATACAGCTGGGTCTCGTTGCCTTTGGGGTGATCCTTCCTAGTTTGAAGATGCTGCAGATCCGAAAGTAAGATGGGGTGCATAGTGAGTGAAAAGGGAAGAACTGAGGGTTTGGAGCTGAAAATGTTGCTCCTCTGAGCATCTCAACTGAAACCTCCTTTCACGCAGGAAGGGAAGAAGTGTCTGGCCGTGTACCAGCCAGAAGCGCCCGTGAACTTCACGTTGGCCGGCTGCACCAGCACTCGTGCCTACCGGCCCAAGTACTGCGGGTTCTGCACCGACAGCCGGTGCTGTATCCCCTACAAGTCCAAGACCATCAGCGTCTCCTTCCAGTGTCCCGATGGGCCCGGCTTCTCCCGCCAGGCCCTGTGGATTAATGCTTGCTTCTGCAATCTGAGCTGTCGGAATCCCAACGATATTTTTGCTGACTTGGACTCCTACCCTGAATTCTCAGAGATTGCCAATTAAGCAGCCTTAGAACCTGGGCTCGAGGCTGACCCAGTGCTTGTAAGGCAGCCAGCCTTCTGAGGCCCCCACTGAGCCTTCTTTTGTCCACTTCCCACTCGTTTCCAATGACCTGGATCCAGGCCCGTGACCCCTTGTCCTGTCTCCAACCACCCAAAGTACCCATCACGGCACGCTCAGGCCCAGACAGTGGGTCTTCTCCTTGGCAGCGGTCCACATACACTCCAAAGAAAGTGCCCGGCTCTGGACAATACCCGAGCCCGATCCGGCCTGTCCGAGTCACTGGAAGTCCTGCTGGATCTCGCCCAAGTCCCAGGGAACAGAATCAGCTAGATCTTCGGTATCACTAATTCCTTCTTTAGATACCAAACCACCAGACTCTCTGGGCCCATTCAGAAGGATAGAGGGGATTTAGGACAGTGGACCAGTCCATTCTTCGGGCCCTGCCAAGAAGGACCCTAATCAGCAGTTTTGACCACTGCACACCAAAGCTCTCTCTCATTCTAAAGACCTGTGCCTTCCATGGTCActgaatatttgctaaatgaggTGAATGGTTGTCTGGTTTCTGTTTTTGGATGGACAGTTGTATCCATGAATCTGGGCATTGTTGCAGTTAAGTTTCTGTTTGCCCATTTCAGTTAGGTTTCTCTTCACCCCTGCACTATGAAGGGTGTACATTGGGTTCATCCCAGTGAGAAATGCAAGCCAATAAACTTCCTCTTGTTCCTGGGAGAAGTCCCTGGTCAATACACCAGGGTCAGAGCATGGGCAGTCTATTTTCAGAAGGAGCGATCAAGCCCTGCACCAAATCTGCTGCTCCCGGGCAGGGCAGGGCACTGGGCAGTCAGCCAACCTCCTCCTCACACCTGACCATCTGCATGCTGGGGGCTTGTGGGACTTGGTGGATCCCCTGGGACGACATCGCTGACCCCTCAGAGTGGTGTCCTGTGATGTCCTTCTGCTCTGAGGGAGCCTTGGGTCCAGGTTGAGTGTGAGTCAAAACAAAACATGTGTTCACAAACCAAGAAGTGGGTCCAGTCTGCGTCACCCTGGGCCCAGGGCATGTGTCTCTCTGCCTCGGTGACCCATTTCGCAGACTGTGGGTCTACTGATCCATAAAGCTCAGTTCTGGTACAAAGACAGAAGTTTACCGGTTGTTTCAAAAAGAAGTATATTTAACAGGGATAAAAAGCCAAAAGGGTTTGATgctaaaaggaagagaaagttgTTATTAATGGAAATGaggctattatttattttattagtaaagtataaatatttactgCTACAGTTCTTTTATTTCGTACCTTCTACATGTCAGACATTGTTCTCAGCGCTTTACGTGCACCGTTACACTAGCTCATGGAAACTGGGAGGTCATGTTGAAAAGTGCCCGTTATTATTTCTGTTCTTACAAATGTGAAATGGAAGCTCAGTAAGGTAAGGGAGCTTGACCGAAGTCACCCAGCTGGTCAGTGGGGTAGTCAGGATGCAAATCCAAGTTGGATTGACTCTGTAACCCGTATTTTCCCTCAACTTTTAGAGCTTCCAAATGCATCAGAGCAGGAAAACATGTCAGGATAAGCATCTTCTCGCTGTCATTTTTGGTTCTTATTACTGTCTCTCCAGCTTCTTTCCCAAGAGAAGAGTGTATCTGACTTTCAGATTATTTAGATGTCTGAGCATCAGACAAAATCTAGGATAAACTGAAATCCATGACTCCCCTCCAGAGCATTCCCTCCTTCAAATCAGAACCAGCTCTCACCGTGTATTTAAAGGTGATTTTGTTATCTGATGCTGCAGATTGAAGGATGGTGCCTTTCTCATGAGGGAATTCTGAGTGCTGAGCAGAGGGATTCCTAGACAGGGGAAAGGGATTGAAAATGTGTCCTCCTTACTGTGACCTCCTGAATGCCTGGTACAAGGCATACAGCGGTGCTCAATGTGTATTTGATGAATAAAGGAAATTGTGTATGTGTCTCTACATGTGTTCAGAAGATCTCTTTCTTTCAAAGGTATGTGAAAATCTAATTTTTATCAGCCAAATCAGAAATGCCATAGAAAAAGAGACATTTAACATCAGAAGAAAGGCACATgttcattgaaagaaaaaaaaaaaaattccaagagtTCTTTTGTGaagagaattttgttgttgttcaggtgttcagtcgtgtctgactctttttggatccccatgggctgtagcccgccaggctcctctgtccatggcattttccagacaagaatactggagtggattgccatttccttctccaggggatcttcctaacccagggatcgaacccacagttCCTggattgtcaggcagattctttacactgaaccaccagggaagagaaTTTACTCCATGAATAATCTTTCCTGTAAGTCCATGTGGATCATGTTGGATTTTTGTAGAGAGAAATCACCTGCCACCCACAGCTTCCAAGGACCAGGTGAGGGCTGACCCCTTTTGAAATTCGACAGACACCCAAGAACTAGGTTCTTACTGAATTTGCTTCCCAATTCAAGAAAGTGAACGTGGCTTCCAAGATCATAGGAAGCCTGGATGAGGGACTTGGGGCTTTCCTCCCCGGGATGGGCGGGATGGGGTGGCCAGAATGCCCTTGTTTGAAAAATGCATCTGTCCTGTGCAGGCCCAGAGAGGAAGTCTCAGCTTCATGTTTTCATGTCACGGGGAAGGAGGCAGAGCCACGGCGCGACCTGCTCCCACAGAAGTTAACCATCATGATGAAAAAAACATCtctttattgaatgcttacttgGTGCCAAGCCGTCTGCTAACTTCTGAATTATCTTACTAATCATGGCAGCAAGTTTGAGCAAGCATCtcttccccattttataaatggaaagtcTGGGACTCAAAGAGGCTGGGAAATCAGCCCTCAAAAGTTGGAACCCAGATCTCTGCTTATTCCACTCTGCCttgctctgggagatggggaaggacagggaagcccggcatgctgcagtccatggggtcagagacacaaagagtcagacatggctgagcgactggaCAGCACCAGGTTGCTTTTGGGGAGGCCTCCAGGCAGAGCCTGAATGAGGCCTGTTGGAGTGTCCGCTTCTCCAGTCCCTTGTAACCCCATGTCCTGGGATGAGGGAAAGGTAAACTAAAGAATAGTCAACCTTTGGTGGAGAAATTCACGTAAGTGCTTAGGGTGAATATCTTGCATGCATAGATGAGCGAGAAAAAGGAGACCTGAATTTACCATATCATTAATTCGTGCTAAACCTTAGCATAAGCATTTGGTGAACACTTACCAGGCTTTAGGCTAGGTGCTTTACTGCATACCTAATTTAATCCTCAGAGCAAACCTATGAGCTGTGGCATTATCATCATTTCGCATTTTAGAGATAGAGCTGAGGCTCTTAGAAAGTATTTGCTCATTGTCTTTCCAGCTAATGAACTGCCGACCAAGGTTGCAAACCTTGGTCAGTCTCAACCTGAGCCATCTCTCCTGATGCTAAGCCCAGTTagcctgcccccacccacccgtGCAAACCAAAAGGCACAAGACAAGGCCTTACTGACAACAGCTGCAACATTAACTTTGAAAATGATTCAGAGAGAGATCAAAGAAAGTAGATTCAAATGGTATGATTATCTAGGCTCTCATTAACATTGTAAGTACTGTGTATTCCTACAAATTGTGGGGAAGTAATGCAGCCTGTGACTATTACGTTAAGTTAGGTCACTGATTTTTAAAGACTTATCTTGACCCAAAGTAACTGAAGTAATAACTCTGCCCAGCTGGGAGTCCTGAATGGTCAGAATGGCCTGCTGTGTATTTCTGCATgtatacaaatgtgtgtgtgtgtgtgtgtgtgtgtgtatctgttttcAAACTATGACTTAATATTTAAGTATTCCGACTGCCATtttcaggcttccttggtgactcagacgttaaagaatctgcctgcaatgcaggaaactcggtttcgatcccggggtcaggaagatcccctgaagaagggaatggcaacccactccagtattcttgtctggagaatcccatggacagaggagcctggtgggctataatccatgggattgaaaagagtcagacacaactgagtgactaatacacacacatactgccATTTTTCTAAGTGactaaaaaatacatatgaagaAATGTCTTAGAATTTCCCCATAGAGGGAAAGTAGCACTTGGGCAATCTGTCATATTTTTCAGCATTCCTCATTTTTATCATGATTTGTGTCGCACGGAACATGTTTATCCAATGTGAAGAGTTTTCATTGCTCAAATTCCCTGTTTATAGCTTTTTGCCTTGAAGCAATAAATCATCAGCAAAGTGACTTACTGGACTGGGTGAGTTTTCCTGTATTTTCAGTTATTATGAGGCAATGATGGAAAATTGAACACTTACAGTAAATGTGCAGATGGTGGACATTAGGGTCCCAGATATTTTATACATGGCAATAAAAATGGCTAAAAGTTTGAAAATGCACTGAGAAATGGGAATTCTGGTATACAGAAAAGACCAAGGGGACAAATGTGTTGAGGTTGGAAAACATCTCATGTAAATATAAGATGAACATGTGGCATTCacttactcatttattcaatGTCTTTTTATATGCCCAGGCACCCTGTgggtgggcttccccggtgactcagtggtaaacaatctgcctacaatgcaggagccgcaggaaactcagatttgatccctgggtctggaatatcccctggagaagggaatggcaacccacttcagtattcttgcctggagaatcccatggacagaggagcctggcgggctacggtccatggggtcccaaagagctggacatgactgaagctacttagcatgcacgcaccctGTGGGTACCTGGAGGTCTGGGACCATGACTGCGTCTTCTAAGCCTAGCACATGTCAGGGATTGGGGAGCAGGGGTTGATGGATGGATAGAgacttactgggcttccctggtggctcagatggtaaagtgtctgcctgcaatgcaggagacccagtttcgacccctggttcgggaagataccctggagaaggacatggcaacacactccagtactcttgcctggaaaatttcatggatggaggagcccggtaggctacagtccatggggtcacaaagagtcggacacgacttttcTAGAGATCTATTGCCGGGTGCCTTGGGAACCAGGGTAGTGAAATGAAGTGTAAGGAAGTTTGcataaagaggaagaggaagctgAGAAAGGCTGGCTTATTGAGAGCAATGAGAAACACATCACCCTGCCAGCAGAGTAGACAGAATTAAGAATGAGATAAAACAGTAGAAGCAGTTCTCTGCCTGGGTGGGACTAATTAACAGGTGGACAAACGTCCCTGCAGGCAATAAAAGCGATAAGGTCCTCTACATTGCTAGTCCCAGGAACTAATCCATGTTTGATAATCTGAAGATGCCTATAGGTGGTTGTCTGAGTTATGTGCTTAGCCAACTGTTTTCAAAGGCGAGAGTGATATAGTCCATTTTAGAAATGGCTGGAGAAGCCATTTCATCTCTGTGAGCTTTTTATCTGTGAGGTAAGAATAACTCAACCTCACAGATAAagataaaaaagggaaaagaaaccgTAAAATATGCTAAATATGACTGTTATTAGTGATGCCATCTCTGTAGGCTGTCCTATCATAAGGTCACATGGTCAGTGCTTTCTGCAGAGGGCGGGGCATTCAGGAAATTTTTCAGAGCAGGAATGAGGAAGGGCCTTTTCTTCAACAGTGAGTTTGTTTGCCAACAGATTTAATTTCAAAAGACATAGCGATTCACCTGCTACAACCACATCCATTACTAGGAATCCCTGCCGTGTGTATGTAGAGGAGGGGCCGGCGTAGCGTGAACTAACCTCTAACTGCAACACAGCAGTgacccagttccatccctgggcggggaagatgccctggaggaggaaatggcaacccactccagtattctggcctggagaaccttatggacagaggagcctggtggaccacagtccctggggtcgcagagttggacatgactgagcaccgtGCAGCAGGGACCCAGCCAATGAGCAGTAGTGAGGCTGTGTCAGCATTTGCCTGTGAACATAGCATTTCCTCTGACCCAAAggtgggcctcccaggtggcaccagtggtaaagaatccacctgtggaCGCAGGAGACACGAGAAACACGggatcaatcctgggtcaggaagatcccctggagaaggaaatgcgacccgctccagtgttcttgcctggaggatcccacggacagaggaggtgggtggctatagtccttggggtcataaagagtcggacacgacggagcagagcagagcagaagTGGACCACAAACCCTAACATCACCAGTTGAAGTCACCTGTATTTTTCTTATCACAATAGTGGCAATTATCTCGAGATGCTATTATGTTCATAGTTGATTTGACAGTGAATAGACATCTGAAGCAGGCTGATCCCATTCTTCTCGTTAAGAAGCACACAGACCTGATTGATTCTGGGTCCCAGAACCAGAAGGTCAAGTAGCCTTTGGGTTAGGACCATGGTTTTATGCTTTAGAGACACAGGGAAATCTGATATTAGAAAGCAGCAGGCTCATCTCCTCACCAATCCCATCTTCAACTCAGAAAGCCAAACTTCCCCCTTCTGCCCTTGGAGTCCATGTGGGACACAGTTGAAGAGTTTTCACACAGCCTGAGAAGCCCAATGGATTTAGACTACATCTAGGGCCtcccacggagaaggcaatggcaccccactctagtactcttgcctggaaaatcccatggacagaggagcctggtaggttgcagtccacggggtcgctaccaatcggatacgactgagcgacttcactttctcttttcactttcatgcattggagaaggaaatggcaacccactccagtgttcttgcctggagaatcccaggtatgggggagcctggtgggctgccgtctgtggggtcgcacagagtcggacatgactgacgtgacttagcagcagcagcagcagggcctcccaagtggcactagtagtaaagaatccacctgccagtgaaggagatgcaagagacataggttccatccctgggtcgggaagatgccctggaggaggagatggcaacccactccagtattctgacctggagaatctatggacagaggagcctggtgggctacagtccatggggtcgcagagttggacacgactgagcaccatGCAGCAGGGACCCGCCAATGACCAGGGTGAGGCCCTGTCAGAGacggggagggaggaaggggcagatgggggcctctgtcgtcccctacagAGCCTGCATGTGGTTGGTCTTGCTGAACATTTGGTCTTCCAGCTGCTGCTGAAACCCAAGGGTCTGTgaatcaaaaccaaaacaagcAGCTAGGAGAACAGAAATAGGGCCTCAGCTGGCAAACGATCTCTAAATAGCATCTGATGCATGCAAACACCTGCAAGAGTTCAGTTCTCTCGATGGAAGCCCGAGCTCCCAGGCGCTGATCGTGGGAGGTCTGGGGGCCCTGTGCCATGCATGCACCCACTGCAATGGTGATTTCCTGCTGACTCTTCTGTGCCTTCCTTCCCTTCGTTCCTGTCACACAGGACCCGACACAGAAAAGGCATTTACTGTGAATGTAGAATAAGAAGGAGCCTACgtgctgctcctcctcctcctgtgtcTAAAGCAGGGCCCTTACGCTAGAGGTCCTTGGACCAAGGATCCATGGGTTAAATTCAGGGGTCGTGTGCTTGGATGAGGGCGAAATGCATCTTTGCTTTTGtcgttgtcattgttcagtcgttcagttgtgtccagct from the Cervus canadensis isolate Bull #8, Minnesota chromosome 12, ASM1932006v1, whole genome shotgun sequence genome contains:
- the CCN4 gene encoding CCN family member 4 isoform X2; this translates as MRWLLPWTLVAAAAAGGTLAVALSPPPTAMGPTAAPLEDTSRPQFCKWPCECPVAPPRCPLGVSLITDGCECCKVCAQQLGDNCTEAAVCDPHRGLYCDYSGDHPRYAVGVCAQVVGVGCVLDGVRYNNGQSFQPNCKYNCTCVGGAVGCTPLCLRARPPRLWCRRPRRVSVPGRCCEQWVCEDDARRPRKTAPRHTGTSGTTDEIEPWHKNCVTYTSPWSPCSTSCGLGVSTRISNVNARCWPEQESRLCNLRPCDTDLRPHIKAQRGSLSFMFSCHGEGGRATARPAPTEVNHHDEKNISLLNAYLVPSRLLTSELSY
- the CCN4 gene encoding CCN family member 4 isoform X1 encodes the protein MRWLLPWTLVAAAAAGGTLAVALSPPPTAMGPTAAPLEDTSRPQFCKWPCECPVAPPRCPLGVSLITDGCECCKVCAQQLGDNCTEAAVCDPHRGLYCDYSGDHPRYAVGVCAQVVGVGCVLDGVRYNNGQSFQPNCKYNCTCVGGAVGCTPLCLRARPPRLWCRRPRRVSVPGRCCEQWVCEDDARRPRKTAPRHTGTSGTTDEIEPWHKNCVTYTSPWSPCSTSCGLGVSTRISNVNARCWPEQESRLCNLRPCDTDLRPHIKEGKKCLAVYQPEAPVNFTLAGCTSTRAYRPKYCGFCTDSRCCIPYKSKTISVSFQCPDGPGFSRQALWINACFCNLSCRNPNDIFADLDSYPEFSEIAN
- the CCN4 gene encoding CCN family member 4 isoform X3, which translates into the protein MRWLLPWTLVAAAAAGGTLAVALSPPPTAMGPTAAPLEDTSRPQFCKWPCECPVAPPRCPLGVSLITDGCECCKVCAQQLGDNCTEAAVCDPHRGLYCDYSGDHPRYAVGVCARTTDEIEPWHKNCVTYTSPWSPCSTSCGLGVSTRISNVNARCWPEQESRLCNLRPCDTDLRPHIKEGKKCLAVYQPEAPVNFTLAGCTSTRAYRPKYCGFCTDSRCCIPYKSKTISVSFQCPDGPGFSRQALWINACFCNLSCRNPNDIFADLDSYPEFSEIAN